From the genome of Caloenas nicobarica isolate bCalNic1 chromosome 14, bCalNic1.hap1, whole genome shotgun sequence:
GAGAACCAGGACAAAAACCAGAAGACGGACAACAAAGGCAAAGGCCTGCCCGAGGGCCAGGCAGGTGACAGGCATGGTGACACGGCAGACCTCTCCCTCCTCATCCATCCTGGCCTCCTGAACCTGGAGAAAGCCAACATGTTTGACTATCTGCCCACCTGGGTCGAGCCTGACCCCGAGCCGGGGAGCGAAGTCTTGGGCTACATCAACATTATTGACCCCAACATAAAGAACGTGAAGCTCTCACAGATGAACCGCATCAAAGTCTGCGATGTCTCCCAGGCCAGCGCCCAGCACCGGCAGATGCTGAAGAACAGGGAGATGGAGATGAAGAAAAGCTCAGACCAAGAGCCACCTCTGCTGTCTCCCTGCCAAAGACAGACCCCGCAGACCTCCATGGAAGCTCCTGAAGCTCCCGCTACCAGCCCCATTGAAGGCACCAGCTGGACAATGAAGCAGACAGGCATGTTTGCCACTTCACCATTGGGCCACTGCTTGAAGCCACCAGAGGAGACACTGGAGGACATCAAGCCCTTGGTTCCAAAACCAAGGACAGTCCCTGTTGGTGTTCTCGTGACCAAAGTCATTACACCCTGTGACAGTAGCACTGCCCTGAAGGGCGACACACAACCACCACTGGCCAACCATGCGGGTGTGAAGCAGGAACCGGAGGAGAACCCCAGTGGAGCTTCAATGGAGACCTGCCATGTCCAGCCAGACCGGCCAGTGGCAGGGCCACAGGAGGACAAAGGGCCACCCTGTGCCCACAATGGggtgggagaagaggaggaagaggaggaagaggagtaCATCACTCTCAGTGACCAGGAGAGCtactccagcagctctgctgaccaCAGCTACCGCCGCTCCAATGCCTCCTCCATCTCAGATGAATATTTCGAGGTGAGGGATCGCTACGGGCCACTCCGGCGAACCAACTCGGATGTCACCCACAACGGGGAGATCCTTCCCATCCAGAGGAAGCTCAGTGACCCTCACATCAGCCGGGGCACCTTCCTCAGCCCCCTGGGAAGCCTCCCATCCCTGAAGCACGTCCGCGTGGAGGACATGACCAAGAGGAGGAGCAACGCCGTGGAGATTAGGTGTGTGCTGCCGCACACCATCCTAGATGGCAACAGCTCCTACCCCAGCAGTGCCACGCAGGTAGGACTTTTTACTATACACCTTCTCTACGTTCCTCCACCCTACAAAGGTAGCAAACCTGGAGGTGACCCAGCCAGCCAGCTCAGCCAAGGCGTGGTTTCAGCCCTAAGTTTTGGTGTCGCGTCCTGGATGCCAAGACCAGACTCCTCATACAGGAGAATAACAGCCTACTCGCGGCAATGGTCGGAGTCACCCAAGAGGTGCTCTTGGTTGGGAAGGTGGTGGCCAAGTCACAGCTCTTGGTGTCTGGGAGTGCAATGGGAACAGCTGGTAAAAGGCAGGTTTTTGGGAATTAAAGATTATCTCATGGCCCCGTCCTGCAGCCCATCAGTGGTGGCATCACACCCAGCCAGGGACAGACTGCGCATGCAGGCGTGTCCTTTTCAGGCTTGTTTTCTAGCTCCTCGCAAAACCGATTAGCATCAAAGTAAAAGCGCTCGGACACGTAATTAGGCAGAGCAAGACGGTGGAGAAACAGGGATGGCAACCTCTGTGGGCAAACATCGCAGTCAGCAGCTTCGTGGTTGATCCACGAGTGATGCCAGACCTCGTCACCCCGTGGGGTGCATGTCAGCACCCCACTACAAAACATGGGGTGCACACCAGCACCCCCGCCACGGCAGGAGCATCACCCCATCTAGACAGAGGGATTGCAGGGTCAATCCTCTATTTTTCCACCCAAACACTGCAGCCTCTTGCACCATCACCAAACATTTTGGTTTCTCCCCACCCGCTGTTTTCAGAACATTCAAGCCCCCCAGGGCTaaatcagcagctgaaatcaCTGAAGCCACTTGAGGTTACCCCAGCTGAGCATCTAATCTCTATTTACAGGGATTTAAATTTACTAGCCCAGAGTCCACTCGCTTCTCCCTTCCCAACCAGTGACACAGAGCTCAGAGCAGGGTTTTAATCCTCACACATGAAATTCCCCTCCGCGTCCTGCGGAGCTGCGCAGGGTGAGGAGCACCGAGCCCTTTGATGCTTTGTGACCCAGGTACCCGGGTGTCACCTTGCCCAAAGTAGCAGGTGTTCCTGCAATAACTTGTTGTGGCCCTTTGATGAAAGGCAGATGATTAACACACCGTCAGGGTTAGGAAAGCCAGCGCTCAGCTGGTGGAAAGGTGCAGAGAGTTGTTTCTCCtatgagtaaaaaaaaataaaccaaagcaatCCTTGATTAACTCTCTAGAAACCTCAGCTCTGACAGGAACCACCATCAACCCCCaccaaacatttttattctgggTCCACATTTCTCATGCGCTGGCCCGGGGCTCAGCGTAGCCCAAAATGCAGGTGGAGGCTCACTCAGGGCAAACATCGTGTTTTCCATCACATCAAGAACACAACATCCAAGTCACCCCGGTGTTGCCCTGCCGAAATACATGCAGCAGCCCTGCTTGCGCCCGGTGCACGGTTCATAGAGTACAGGAGAGCTGGTTGACGCACAGCGGGCACAAGGAGAGCACTGGGGACGTGCAGGTCCTCTCCTGTCCCTCTCCCTCCCGCAGAGCCCCCAGAACAGAGGTTTCCAGACAAAACCCCACCCTGCCAGCTCCGCGTCCACACGGCGGGGCCTTACCTGGGTACAGGACCCTGCTGATCATTCCTGGCATGATGATGATGAACAGGGGCAGCATCTTCAGGTAGCTGGCCAAGATGGAGCCGGCCTTGGCGTGACTCAGGCTCTTAGCAGAGAGCGACCGCTGGACGATGACCTGTGGGAGAGCAGCCACCAACACCTCCTGTTCCACAGCAGCCTCCTCCTTGCTAAACTACATCCTGAGCATCTCCAAATGCTGGAGCCACCAGGTATCAGGCCCAAAGGCAGCTCCCAAAAGCAGCGTAGATGTGTACCCAACCCACGGGCTGGGTTTCTCTCCAGACCAGCAACGGGTTGGTGTTGTGCCATAGCACCACAAAAGCCCAGTGCAACCACAGCAGCGTGTCCTGCTGCCAGGATCAACCATTGCCCACCACCATCCTCTCACCTCTTGCCCCTTCTATTCAATTTCCTCCCCAAAGAGTGACCACAATGAAATGGACACCATGTCCAGCCTCCTCCCACCGTTACTCTACCAGCCAAACTGCCCAAACCATCAAACCTCAAAACTCTGGCCAAGCCGTGTCCATCCACAATACAGCCAGCCCTTGGGCTCTGAGGCAATCGCTCTTCAACAGGCAACATCTGTAGGAAATGCTGGCTATAAAAGAGCTCATGCTCTCCCCAAAGGCTTACAGAGAACTGCTCAGCACCCAGCACGATCTGGTCACTCTTGAGTGAGCCCTGGCTCATGCCACTGGTGGGCAGGGTGGACAGGGTGCTGGTTCCTGGCATGGGGTGCTCAGGGAACCTGTGGTTTAACTTCTGCCCAAGAATCAGAGTATATCAGGAGCCACAGGACCCACCATCCAGCTGAGGCACCATGTGCACCACATCAGGCACACCATAACCTCCAAGGGAGAGGATCTAAATCACCCTTAGTCCTTCCCACCTGAAGACATCTCAGACCTTAACACtgattttaagcaaaataattaaatcaatCTAGCATTACCTAAGCCAAACTGCTTTAATGCAACCCTCTTGGTCAAAGCAGGAGGTGTCTTAAGGACCAGAGAGGCCATTGGGATACTGGGACTAAAACACTGAACCCCGAGCTGACGGCAGCAGCACGGTGGAGGTGCGGCGCAGGCAGCACGGGGGGTCGCGGCAGCGGCAGGGCAGGTCGGTGCAGCCTCCCGGCTCGTCCTGCCATCAGCACCTGTGCTCGCCAGATCCCATCTCACCCGGGTACGTCTGCACGGGGTGCAATCACACCTCCCGATTGCGGTGCAGACACACCCAAAGACGAAGATAAATATCTGGTGACCACAGCGGTGCATTAAGGCCTTACCCAGTCCAGAATTAACTTTAATGGTGCTTAGACCCAATCCAAACGTGTCTCTCAACCCAGCTAATCAGAGCCACCCCCGCAGCGGTGTTGCAGCTCACTGTTGTCTGctcatcccacctcctctcccaaCCCTCCATCCTTTCATCTAATCTCAGTAGCCATCTAATCCCACAGGTTGGGTCTAGATGACTGAACGCTCTTCGGGCCTGAAATTAATGCTTAGATGATTAAAACGGGtgctcaggctgctgctggagagaagGTGTTGAGACGCTGCTGGCATCCCTGGTCCTGGATCTCCAGGACTTGGCTCGGGACAAGCTCcgggctgccagggctgctcgGGAAGCGGCTGCTGAGATGTTGTGATGTGCAGGACAGTGCATTGCCAGAGCAAGAAATCGGAGGAGCAGCACTGGTTAAGACTTGAGGCAGTTTTAAGCTGCCATCATTTGCCACAAGCTCCCTTGCCATAATTTGGGCAAGGGAGTACAACAAGTGCCAGAAGGATTTGTCCATGAGGACCAAGTCCGCAGCGCAGACACGTGAAGGGGTGTCCTTGCAGGGGCACAGCATCCTTACACCAGCAGTAACTCAGCTCTTTGCTCTTTAACAAACAGGGGACGCACATCTATCGCTACCCACCCAGGAACCCCGCGGGCAGAGAACAAGGCAAGGAGGTCTCCTGCTCCCCCACGCACGAGAAACACCTCGGGGCCACCAAATACAGAGGGGATGGAGCTGAACCCAAAAAGACCATTGCAGGCAGCCAGCCTTACTGGCAGAGCAAAGCCTTCAGCCCCAGCAAGGCCACCCAGCCCGTCCACCTCTCCCCAGGCAAGCCCAAAGCATCAAGCAAACGCTTAACCTGCCTGCCAGAAAGCCAGAAGACAACGGAGGAGATGAGGACACCTCTCGGCATCCCTCTCTCCAAACTGTCGCAGTCCAAGCACCTCAAGAACAGGGTTGCGGGAACCACAGGTGCTTCTACTGACTCCAAAAAGAAGCCCCCCGAGACCACCGGCCAGAAGGACCACTAGGCACTGATGCAGGTGGACTTGCATGGTGAGAACGGTGGTAGAGCGTGCCTGGAGCCCAGGCAACGCCGCGTTACATGGGGCAGGGGATTCTTGTTTACATTTACCTGGTCGGTGCACCAGTACCACGTGGCCACGATGGACAACCCGAAAGTCATCCCAGTCCAGGGCAGATCTCCAGAGACCGGGTCTCGGAAAAGGTGCATCGCATCCGCTCTGGGCAGGTGGCAGGTAGCGTTGGGAACGATCTTGGATGGCATGGCTTTTAAATAGGCTTCTTCCAGGTTGGGGTAACCTCCGATCTCATTAAAAGCTGGAAAGCATGGTTGGGGGAGGCTGGTTAGAGTCGAGCGAAACCCAGTGGCCTCTGAGATCAGGTGGCAAAATGCTCGCCAAGTTGTTAGCTCAGAAGTGCTCCCTGGAGAGTGAGGGCTTGTTCattattgtgttttcttctagTTATTTAAGAGACTCTTCTATTAACATTTTGCACAGCAGGTCCCATTACAGTCCACCCTCCCTTTGGAGAGTGACCCATGTCCTGGGACAAAGGCTTTTCAAGGGACCCACCTCTTTTGACTTCGTACTGTAAAAGCAACCTGTTTGTTAAAGCTCCCCAGTCCCAGAGCAGGGGAAACTCTCCTAGGACTGTTAAAATGCAAGATTAGGTAGCCTTTGACTTGGTATATTACAGCTTGAGGTGCCTTGGCACAAGTCTCCAGCCAAATCTTTTTTACCCTTCCACAGCACCCCCAAATACAGCTCCATCCCGAGACCTCCAGAACCcagatgaggaggaaaaaaaaaaaaaaaaagataattgaCTGTATTTTTCCTAGGAAATGGGATCCCAGGTCTGGGTCTCAGCCATGAACAAGCCCTGGCAAGCAAGGCTCCGAGCCCTCGCAGCTGCCTTGGCTCCCTCCCGCGCCacagccaccagccccagcagcatctGCCAACCCCTCAGGCTCTGCCCTGGCCCCCAACACCTCCCCGCTCCGGGGGGAGCACGGGCTGAACGCTGCTTGTAGCTCCCCGGTACCTCTGGCAGGAAAATTTTGGAGCCAGAGGCATCACTTTttggaggagggagggatgggaggcacccgccccgctccccccatAGCCACCCACGCAGTGGGTGCGTCGGCACCCCCAtacccacagcagctgctggcgcTCGGGAGAAGGGAGGAGGCCTGGGGTCTTGGTGGATCTCATGGAGGCGAGGTTCCAGACAAGACCATGACCATCCCTTGGTGGGTTTTGCCCTCTCTGGTCCGGCTGTCACATCCCACATCCCTCCCATCTGTGGGCTGCAGTCCAGACCCTCAGCTCAGTCTCCCCTGACGTGGCAGCGTGAGGTGAGAACGCGCTCCTGAGCAGCCGCCCTCCCGCAGGATCATACCCGTGAGCTGCTGTCTTTAGACCAAACGAATCCCTCAGGCATCAGATGCTGGACACCAGGATCAGCATCACATGCCAGCTTGGGCAAATCCCAATTTCCAAGACACCCATCCTGCTCCATTGTCCCCTCGCACCCGAGGACAGCCcctttccctgcagccctgccagtCTCATCACCAACCCGCacccctctccccatcccagggcATCTCCCCAACCTGAGGCTTTTGGGGAGTTTGCAAAGGGGCATCATCCACCATACGCCTCCTTTGCAGACCAGCCCCCCATATTTCACAGGGCGTCAGCATTCGTGTAATAAACTCCTCCTGCTCTTGTGCAAGCAGCCCTGGCCCCCCTCCAGCGCTTGGTTTATCCAGACACCGGCTACTCCCAAGCTTTGCCTGGGCGTTGGGCACCAACAAAGGCTTTCCAGAGGCAGAGCGTGAGCCCAGAAAGCGGCGATTTGCACCCAGGGGTGCGGGCTTGCACCCTTCCCAAAGGTGTTCGCCGGCAAGTCACGACATCGACGCCTGTTGAGATGGAAGAGCCAGGCAAAAGCCTCTGGGCAGCGGGAGCTCAGTCTGCAAATGCTGAGCTGCAGTCCATGGGATTAACATTCCCACAGTGAATGCCAAGCAAAGCAAGGGATGGCACACTCGGTTTTATCCGCGATGCCAGAGCGAGAAGAGCCACCGCTAGCACCACCACCAAGATCTCTGTCAAAATGATTTGTCTGCCACCCCTCAGTCTACTCCCGCTTGTCTGACTCAAGACTGCTCTGCCCAGCATCGTGCACAGGATTTGCACAACTCTCCTGCTCTCTCTTGGGAGATGCAGCCTCGGAGCCGAGCTATGCTCTTTTTTGGCCCTTCCACAGCAGCAGGGATGTGATGGTCTGGGCAGAGCAAACCCAGAGCGGTCACAGCTCAGCAGATGAGTGTTAACATCACCGCTGCAGCTGTCACGGTCTGCAGTTATGAACAAGGTAGAATATGGAGAGTCTCCTTTATTAGATAAGCTTGACAAGAGCTGGAGAACACCAAGCACCCTCGAGCACGAGCTGCCGGACCAGCCTCCGTGTCCTCAGGTCTCCCAGGACCCAAGGGAAAAACCGGGTGACCAGCAGCTTGTCTTTTGGCTGCCCTGGATcagtccctgccctccctgcacacaCCGTGCCAACGCTTGCAGGTTGgcaaagccaaaataaaaaagctggGCTTCGCAGTCGCTGAAGGGGATTTTCCAGACTTTGCCTACCTGCCCCCCTACTCGGGCTCTGTGTTTTGCTGCACCCAGCCAAGCTCACCAGCCACAAGCCTCAGAGATCCCCATGGCCAACTGCAGCTTCAGACAACGACCAGCAGCGTCCACACACCTCGTCTAACGCAACGGCTGTGGCTCGGACAGACAGCGCGTTCCTCTGCCCAGCACGGCTCCTTGCTTCTGCTGGGGTAATTAGTATTATTGTCGCTTCTCCAGGAAGCATCTGTCCTTTCATTTGGTATTTTGTAAATATACCTTGCTGCGCGCAGGGCTCGCCCAGGAGCAAGCTCTGGTTTTGCACAGGGGCGCAGCCGCGGGACCGGGCTGGCCGCGCAGCAGAGCTCCTGGGCAGCGTTGGGTCAAAGCCTTGCCTACCCGCCCGCCTAAGCaggcttctccaggagatggtGGGAATCATCTCAGGAATGCCTCTGGAAATCCTCCTCTGTAGTTAAACACCTGCCTTTGAAGCCGGGACCTGACTTTTTGCCTCCTACTCCCAGGGGCCAAGAGCCCCGATGGCAGAACGAGGCTGATGAAAGCTCCCGGCCTCGCCAGGGTGCTCTGAGCTAAATGTAGAGACACAACAGCGCTGAGGGTTCGGGAAGGGCTGGCGAGGAGCCATGCTCAGCCAGGAGGAAGGCACGGCACCACGCTCGGCACCCCCCGGTGCCTCGTACTGGCACCACCTTCTGCCATGCACGTCCCCGCGTGGTGGGATCCCCTCTGAAGACCTCACCACAACGCTGCTGCGAGTTTCCCGGAGCAAAACTGGAAATCCTGCTTTGCTGTCAAATGCTCAACCAGTCTGTTGGAGTTTGTGGACTAGAAACAAACACGTGGAGCAGCGATGACTATGAGAAGGTCACCAGTGCTGGGGCCAGCCCCATATGGAGGACCAGGGAGATGCTTTGTGGCGTCTTCCCCTGGAGGAACAGCACGCAGGGGAAGCACAGCGGCAGACACAGAGGGACCACAAACTTTCTGTAGCTGTTTGCGACGGGCCAAAGTCCTGCTAGGCATCTTGGCCGCTGAACTGCTCAGACTgagtctttttatttatttccaagaCTGCTCGAGTGGGGAGAGAAGGTCCCCATGGAAAGGGGATCTGTGCTGTCCCAGCTCTTACCTTTCACCGCCAGCACGATGGCTCCGAGGACCATGATGAGCGTCTGCAGCGCGTCGGTGTAGATGACGGCCGCCAGCCCCCCTGCGCGAGAGCAAGGCACAGCGTTGGGAACGGCAGCGGCTTCGGGCTCGGCTCCGTCGTGACACCCCAATAAAGCTGCCCCCGCTCGTGGGGACGTGCCTGTCACCGGCCTTGTCCTGCCGACACCGACACCGTGGTGatgggggctgcagcaggaccGCGAGGGGGAACGGCCCCTCAGGGGTCCCTGcaggtggggtggggggagcagcTGACaactgctggagctgccacccCACCccggggcagggaaggggaccCAAGGGATGGCAGGAGGGGAGAGATGATACGGAAGAATTGTTTTACCCTGagggtgctgagagcctggccctggtttcccagagaggtggtggctgaaccatccctggagacatcccaggccaggctggacggggctctgagcaacctgagctggtgcagatgtccctgctcatggcagggggggcactgggggagctgggaagggcccttcaacccaaaccgttctatgattctatgcagTCCCGTGTCCCCACACAGCCGAGGGGACACCAGCCAggcccagccctggctctttGGCTGCTCCAGCATCAGACCAGATCCAGGACATTGACCTCATCCTTCATCCCACCTCTCCCTCACACCATACGAGTCCTCCCCCATCAAACACCCCTCAGCTCTCCTCCCAACcctatagttttatttttccagcacCTGATGCTCAGTGGGGTCCCCCTAGGCCAATCAGCCGGCAGCATTTCTCCCTTTCCACCCCAAGATCTCCCTCCAGACCTGTTGCAGACCCAGGAACTTCTTACTTGGCCAGAAAGCAATTACTCGGCGCACACGAAAAGCGTTAAAAAATAGCGGAGCTAGAGAAAATGGGTCAAAAATTGAACCGGTTTCAACCCCAGTCAGCGACTCACATCCCAGGAATTCAGGGCTGCACCCTCCCCAGCCGTGCCTGGGACACAAGGGATGTTCTCAGGATGGGGGTGACGCAGCGATCACACCCTCTGCCTGAGCTCGGGTTTTACTTCACAACGAGCCTtgtgggcaggaaaaaaaaacccgaGACGG
Proteins encoded in this window:
- the FAM83G gene encoding protein FAM83G, whose product is MAFSQVQCLDDSHVNWRSSESKPEFFYSEEQRLALEALASRGPDAFYEVLKKENIRDFLSELELKKILDTLETYDPGSEYIPRHGSSAGDNEGDHNSQGDEQDMAPSLEYWPQRSDRSIPQLDLGWPETIAYRGVTRATVYMQPPIEGQAHIKEVVRKMICQAQKVIAVVMDMFTDVDIFKDLLDAGFKRKVGVYIILDETNVKHFLQMCERAHMHAGHLKNLRVRSTAGTEFFTRSATKFKGVLAQKFMFVDGDRAMCGSYSFTWSAARTDRNVITVLSGQVVEAFDKQFQELYLMSKGVSLKSISMGEEPEPEPVTLPSVVPVTPANAVVKKLINPKYALVKAKSADQISKTSSENQDKNQKTDNKGKGLPEGQAGDRHGDTADLSLLIHPGLLNLEKANMFDYLPTWVEPDPEPGSEVLGYINIIDPNIKNVKLSQMNRIKVCDVSQASAQHRQMLKNREMEMKKSSDQEPPLLSPCQRQTPQTSMEAPEAPATSPIEGTSWTMKQTGMFATSPLGHCLKPPEETLEDIKPLVPKPRTVPVGVLVTKVITPCDSSTALKGDTQPPLANHAGVKQEPEENPSGASMETCHVQPDRPVAGPQEDKGPPCAHNGVGEEEEEEEEEYITLSDQESYSSSSADHSYRRSNASSISDEYFEVRDRYGPLRRTNSDVTHNGEILPIQRKLSDPHISRGTFLSPLGSLPSLKHVRVEDMTKRRSNAVEIRCVLPHTILDGNSSYPSSATQGTHIYRYPPRNPAGREQGKEVSCSPTHEKHLGATKYRGDGAEPKKTIAGSQPYWQSKAFSPSKATQPVHLSPGKPKASSKRLTCLPESQKTTEEMRTPLGIPLSKLSQSKHLKNRVAGTTGASTDSKKKPPETTGQKDH